Proteins encoded together in one Terriglobus saanensis SP1PR4 window:
- the mnmA gene encoding tRNA 2-thiouridine(34) synthase MnmA translates to MQLEAPNSTIAEAPIAVVPIAVAMSGGVDSSAVAALLRSQGHTLVGLTLQLWNQRRLAGHEGMPEQVRGRCCSIDDVYDARRVAEQLEIPYYVVNQQERFEADVVKPFVAEYLAGRTPIPCTLCNNHLKFDQLLLTARQIGAEKIATGHYARNEFDVARNRWILKRPTDRSKDQTYFLFGLTQPQLARTLFPLGHMEKPAVRAMAEEHDLAVAHKPDSQEICFIPGGDYKAFLAAYLDDQDQAMPDTAGELVDTTGNTVGHHTGIHNFTVGQRKGVQQNLNAHAASPFYVLGIDATTHNVTVGSDDDLFVRTARIDRLNWISIATLETPLRVEAKIRHRHEPAPATIAPNEDGTITLTFDEPQRAVTPGQSAVFYQDDEVVGGGWISSN, encoded by the coding sequence ATGCAGTTGGAAGCCCCAAACTCGACCATAGCCGAAGCGCCTATCGCGGTAGTCCCCATAGCCGTTGCTATGTCCGGAGGAGTCGACTCCTCCGCCGTCGCCGCGCTTCTGCGCTCGCAGGGGCACACGCTCGTCGGTCTCACCCTGCAGCTCTGGAACCAGCGCCGCCTCGCCGGACACGAAGGCATGCCCGAGCAGGTTCGTGGCCGCTGCTGCTCCATCGACGACGTCTACGACGCCCGCCGTGTGGCCGAGCAGCTTGAGATCCCCTATTACGTTGTAAACCAACAGGAGCGCTTCGAAGCCGACGTCGTCAAGCCCTTCGTCGCCGAGTACCTCGCCGGGCGCACACCGATCCCCTGCACCCTTTGCAACAATCACCTCAAGTTCGACCAGCTTCTCCTCACCGCCCGTCAGATTGGCGCGGAGAAGATCGCCACCGGCCACTACGCCCGCAACGAGTTCGACGTGGCCCGAAACCGCTGGATCCTCAAACGACCCACCGACCGCAGTAAGGACCAGACCTACTTTCTATTCGGTCTCACACAGCCACAGCTCGCTCGCACGCTCTTTCCGCTCGGCCACATGGAAAAGCCAGCTGTCCGCGCCATGGCCGAAGAGCATGACCTCGCCGTCGCCCACAAGCCCGACTCGCAGGAGATCTGCTTCATACCCGGTGGCGACTACAAGGCTTTCCTCGCGGCCTACCTCGACGATCAGGACCAGGCCATGCCCGACACCGCAGGCGAACTCGTCGACACCACGGGAAACACCGTCGGCCACCACACCGGGATCCACAACTTTACCGTCGGCCAGCGCAAGGGCGTGCAGCAGAACCTCAATGCGCACGCGGCTTCGCCCTTCTACGTCCTGGGCATCGATGCCACCACGCACAACGTTACCGTAGGTTCCGACGATGATCTCTTCGTCCGTACGGCAAGGATCGATCGCCTCAACTGGATCTCGATTGCTACTCTCGAAACGCCGCTTCGCGTTGAAGCAAAGATCCGCCACCGCCATGAACCTGCGCCCGCTACCATCGCGCCCAACGAAGACGGCACCATCACCCTCACATTCGACGAGCCACAGCGTGCCGTCACGCCCGGCCAGTCCGCCGTCTTCTACCAGGACGATGAAGTCGTTGGCGGCGGTTGGATCAGCAGCAATTAG
- a CDS encoding cysteine desulfurase family protein — protein MSRIYLDANATTPVLPEVVEAMRPFWFETFGNASSIHQSGQHARSAIDDARQHLAALLGCRATEIIFTSGGTESDNLALFGTLRAGDHCITTAIEHHAVLHAAEELAKRGIDLTIVPPTPDGLITPESIQAALKPNTKLISVMLGNNETGILQPIAAIAEIAHAAGALLHTDAVQAVGKIPIDVKALGCDLLSLSGHKMHAPQGIGALYVRKGIPLQPLHYGGAHERERRAGTENVPGIVALGKAAQLVQLKNDTATLRDRLEDALLKIPGTQVNGTAERLPNTTNLRFDGIDADALVIALDLQGIATSAGSACQSGSTEPSHVLLAMRLTHDEAKASLRLSLNCLNTAAEIDQAATIITSTVARLRATAL, from the coding sequence ATGTCTCGCATCTACCTCGACGCCAACGCCACCACGCCCGTCCTCCCCGAGGTCGTGGAGGCCATGCGTCCCTTCTGGTTCGAGACCTTTGGCAACGCGTCGTCGATCCACCAGAGCGGCCAGCACGCCCGCTCCGCTATCGACGACGCCCGCCAGCACCTCGCTGCCCTCCTCGGCTGCCGCGCAACTGAAATCATCTTCACCTCCGGCGGCACCGAGAGCGATAACCTCGCCCTCTTCGGCACCCTTCGCGCAGGCGACCACTGCATCACCACCGCTATCGAGCACCACGCCGTCCTCCACGCTGCGGAAGAACTGGCCAAGCGCGGCATCGACCTCACCATCGTACCTCCGACTCCTGATGGCCTCATTACGCCCGAGTCCATCCAAGCAGCGCTCAAGCCCAACACAAAGCTCATCAGCGTCATGCTCGGCAATAACGAAACCGGGATCCTGCAGCCAATCGCCGCCATCGCAGAGATCGCCCACGCCGCCGGTGCCCTTCTCCATACGGACGCGGTTCAGGCTGTCGGCAAGATCCCCATCGACGTCAAAGCCCTCGGCTGCGACCTCCTCTCGCTCAGCGGCCACAAGATGCACGCCCCCCAGGGCATCGGCGCGCTCTACGTCCGCAAAGGCATCCCACTCCAGCCTCTTCACTATGGGGGAGCGCACGAGCGCGAACGTCGCGCGGGCACGGAAAACGTTCCCGGCATTGTCGCCCTCGGCAAAGCCGCGCAACTCGTCCAGCTAAAGAACGATACCGCCACCCTCCGCGACCGCCTCGAAGACGCCCTTCTGAAGATCCCCGGCACCCAGGTCAACGGAACTGCCGAGCGCCTTCCCAACACCACCAACCTTCGTTTCGACGGAATCGACGCCGATGCCCTCGTCATCGCCCTCGATCTGCAGGGGATCGCGACCTCCGCTGGCTCCGCCTGCCAGTCCGGAAGCACGGAGCCGTCGCATGTGCTACTCGCCATGAGACTTACGCACGATGAAGCAAAAGCCAGCCTGCGGCTCTCCCTAAATTGCCTCAATACCGCTGCTGAAATCGATCAGGCAGCGACCATCATCACCTCTACGGTCGCCCGCCTCCGCGCAACGGCGCTCTAA
- a CDS encoding Nif3-like dinuclear metal center hexameric protein, producing the protein MASAQALSASETWLRIQHRYAPSPPPDTVDTLKAGDPSTPVKGIATTFLDTMDVLREAVRRGDNLIISHEPTFYNHRDDTAAFVNDPVYKEKLAFIEQHHLVVYRLHDEIHADRAGDHILTGVYQALGWEHYPHPAGPFGQYFVTIPQTTLGQLASALELKLHIRTLRVEGDPSLAISHVALLPGSSGLSRQVLALNQPQVELLIAGEASEWETVEYVRDAVAQGRPKALILLGHEVSEEPGMEQCAQELRTLFPGMQVDHILAGQPLWNPEHPPKGK; encoded by the coding sequence ATGGCAAGCGCACAAGCCCTGAGCGCGAGTGAAACATGGTTACGCATTCAACATCGCTATGCGCCGTCGCCGCCCCCGGACACAGTCGATACGCTCAAGGCCGGAGATCCCTCTACGCCGGTGAAGGGAATTGCGACGACCTTCCTCGACACGATGGACGTCCTGCGGGAAGCGGTTCGTCGCGGGGATAACCTGATCATCAGCCACGAACCCACCTTCTACAACCACCGCGACGATACGGCGGCATTCGTCAACGATCCTGTGTACAAGGAGAAGCTCGCGTTTATCGAGCAGCACCATCTTGTGGTGTACCGCCTGCATGACGAGATCCATGCCGACCGTGCGGGAGATCACATTCTGACGGGTGTCTATCAGGCCTTGGGCTGGGAGCACTATCCGCATCCAGCCGGTCCGTTCGGCCAGTACTTCGTCACCATTCCGCAGACGACGCTGGGCCAGCTCGCCAGCGCGCTCGAGCTCAAATTACACATCCGCACGCTTCGCGTCGAAGGCGACCCGAGTCTTGCGATCTCGCATGTGGCTTTGCTGCCGGGCTCCTCGGGATTGTCGAGGCAGGTGCTCGCACTGAATCAGCCGCAGGTGGAACTGCTGATTGCAGGCGAGGCCAGCGAATGGGAGACAGTAGAGTATGTGCGCGATGCTGTGGCGCAAGGGCGTCCGAAGGCGCTCATCCTGCTTGGGCATGAGGTTTCAGAAGAACCGGGGATGGAACAGTGTGCGCAGGAGTTGCGCACACTGTTTCCGGGGATGCAGGTGGATCACATTCTGGCAGGGCAGCCGCTCTGGAATCCAGAACATCCGCCCAAGGGAAAGTAG
- a CDS encoding dienelactone hydrolase family protein produces the protein MEPARPKLPLEAIELYNQFIHGGMSRRAFMNGIQRLAVGGVAASAMVEGLMPNYALGQQVSRTDDRIKATYETVPSPKGNGSIKGYLVRPVSADTRSATSTKLPGILVVHENRGLNPHIEDIARRLALANFMAFAPDGLTSLGGFPGDDYKGGQMFAKIDRAKMTEDMVASAEWLKARPDCTGKIGVIGFCYGGSMANTLAVRLGADLSAAVPFYGGAPPASDVPKIKAAVLVHHGELDKGTAATWPAYDQALTAANIPHEGYIYPGAVHGFNCDATPERYNKAAADLAWQRTIDWFNKYVRG, from the coding sequence ATGGAACCGGCAAGACCGAAACTGCCCCTCGAAGCCATCGAACTCTACAACCAGTTCATCCATGGCGGTATGAGCCGTCGTGCTTTTATGAACGGCATACAGCGGTTAGCCGTTGGCGGTGTAGCCGCGTCCGCCATGGTCGAAGGCTTGATGCCCAACTATGCCCTGGGGCAGCAGGTCTCCCGCACCGACGATCGGATCAAGGCCACGTATGAGACCGTACCTTCGCCGAAGGGCAACGGAAGTATCAAGGGATATCTGGTGCGGCCTGTCAGTGCCGACACGCGGTCCGCTACATCGACGAAACTCCCGGGCATTCTTGTCGTGCATGAGAATCGCGGCCTGAACCCACATATCGAAGACATCGCGCGGCGTTTGGCTCTCGCGAACTTTATGGCATTTGCGCCGGATGGACTGACTTCGTTAGGAGGCTTTCCAGGCGACGACTACAAGGGCGGTCAGATGTTCGCCAAGATTGATCGTGCGAAGATGACCGAAGATATGGTGGCTTCCGCCGAGTGGCTGAAGGCGCGTCCCGATTGCACGGGAAAGATCGGTGTTATCGGCTTCTGCTATGGCGGCAGTATGGCCAATACGCTGGCAGTCCGGCTGGGCGCGGATCTGTCGGCTGCGGTTCCGTTCTATGGTGGCGCGCCTCCAGCATCCGATGTTCCAAAGATCAAAGCAGCGGTCCTTGTTCACCACGGGGAGCTCGACAAGGGCACGGCAGCGACGTGGCCTGCTTACGACCAGGCGTTGACGGCGGCAAATATTCCGCATGAAGGCTATATCTATCCGGGTGCAGTGCATGGCTTCAACTGCGATGCGACGCCGGAACGCTACAACAAGGCCGCGGCCGATCTCGCCTGGCAGCGTACCATCGATTGGTTCAATAAATACGTACGCGGTTGA
- a CDS encoding LysR family transcriptional regulator: MELRHLRYFIAVAEAGSLTVAAGQKLHTTQPSLSRQINDLEAEVGAQLLTRSVRGVELTAAGRVFLDHARVVLSQVEIAVESARRLAEPAKPYFVLGFLTGHESTWLPEALQLLRDELPKIHVVVSSQVSPQLAVGLSNGSIDAAFLRREDGTSDLNFRVLAKEPLEVFMPSDHRLTALKSIDPREIVRETFLSVSGKALSGLGRPPALRRVIDAYLKQCRIKIKPSHEVDNLAGVMSLITSTHGVALLPTYAKNLLPGSVTSRPLKGKPPTIDLCLGYKKDNSSPVLQVLLSRFDEFVSRVSSKAR; this comes from the coding sequence ATGGAACTTAGGCATCTCAGATATTTCATCGCAGTCGCAGAGGCGGGAAGTCTCACGGTCGCTGCAGGCCAAAAACTGCACACGACCCAACCCTCTCTGAGTCGGCAGATCAACGATCTGGAGGCGGAGGTCGGGGCTCAGCTTCTTACACGCAGCGTACGTGGCGTAGAACTCACAGCGGCGGGGAGAGTTTTTCTTGACCATGCGCGCGTGGTGTTATCGCAGGTGGAGATCGCGGTGGAGTCAGCGCGCAGGTTGGCGGAACCTGCCAAGCCATACTTTGTGTTGGGATTTTTAACCGGGCACGAATCCACGTGGCTTCCCGAAGCGCTGCAGCTTCTGCGCGATGAGTTGCCGAAGATCCATGTTGTCGTCTCAAGCCAGGTCTCTCCCCAACTCGCGGTGGGTCTTTCAAACGGCAGCATCGACGCGGCTTTTCTTCGACGAGAAGACGGAACATCCGACCTGAACTTCCGCGTCCTTGCGAAGGAGCCCCTGGAGGTCTTTATGCCGAGCGATCATCGACTTACGGCATTGAAGTCAATCGACCCGCGTGAGATTGTGCGCGAAACATTCCTGAGCGTATCGGGCAAAGCTCTGAGCGGACTGGGCCGACCTCCAGCCTTGCGCAGGGTAATCGACGCGTATCTAAAGCAATGCAGGATCAAGATCAAACCCAGCCATGAGGTGGACAATCTGGCTGGGGTGATGTCCCTCATTACATCAACGCACGGTGTCGCTCTGTTGCCCACGTATGCGAAGAATCTGCTTCCCGGTTCGGTGACGAGCCGTCCACTCAAGGGCAAGCCGCCGACGATCGACTTATGCCTTGGCTATAAGAAAGACAACTCCTCGCCGGTGCTGCAGGTGCTGCTTTCGCGGTTCGACGAATTCGTCTCCCGCGTCTCAAGCAAGGCGCGCTAA
- a CDS encoding SDR family NAD(P)-dependent oxidoreductase, with protein sequence MSKLVNKVALVTGGSRGIGAAIAKRLAADGASVAITYAKDATSASAVVQAIELAGGKAVAIQADAASIEAVESAVEKTVATFGRLDVLVNNAGTAIPKTFEETSLEEMDHMIDLNLRGVFIATKTALKHMKDGGRIIMIGSCVGERVLTPGLVAYSATKGAVKMFAQGLSREVGSRGITVNNVQPGPIDTDLNPASGDWAVPQKAATALNRYGRVEEVAALVAFIAGPESSYITGTNLTVDGGTNA encoded by the coding sequence ATGTCGAAGTTAGTCAACAAAGTGGCACTCGTAACCGGCGGTTCCAGGGGTATCGGCGCAGCGATCGCGAAACGTCTGGCTGCAGATGGAGCGAGTGTCGCCATCACGTACGCGAAGGACGCCACTTCGGCTTCCGCCGTAGTCCAGGCGATTGAACTCGCTGGCGGAAAAGCAGTTGCGATCCAGGCCGATGCCGCCAGCATCGAAGCCGTCGAGAGCGCGGTAGAGAAGACTGTTGCGACGTTTGGTCGACTGGACGTGCTGGTGAACAACGCTGGCACGGCCATTCCAAAGACGTTCGAGGAGACGTCTCTGGAAGAGATGGATCACATGATCGACCTCAACCTGCGAGGCGTCTTCATTGCGACGAAGACGGCTCTGAAGCACATGAAGGACGGCGGACGCATCATTATGATCGGTTCGTGTGTGGGCGAGCGCGTCCTGACGCCGGGGCTTGTGGCTTACTCGGCCACAAAAGGGGCCGTCAAGATGTTTGCGCAAGGCTTGTCCAGAGAGGTCGGGAGCCGAGGCATTACGGTCAACAACGTCCAGCCGGGACCGATCGACACGGACCTAAATCCCGCTTCAGGCGATTGGGCTGTACCGCAGAAGGCGGCCACGGCGCTTAATCGCTACGGTCGTGTAGAGGAAGTCGCCGCATTGGTAGCCTTCATCGCCGGTCCGGAGTCCTCCTACATTACCGGAACAAACCTGACCGTGGACGGCGGAACGAACGCATAA
- a CDS encoding DUF4334 domain-containing protein produces MENKLIEAFEQYRNQKFIKDDSKLLELFDHLDPVSCDEIYSRWAGECFQTGHWAVKTLTDMKWYGKWFQTKMNCAPLICFNEEGDLFSNQILGGEGILWTAEFRGKVSATLSYDSQPMFNHFRRVDENTLMGIMQEKRLLTGLEIVPATHYLYFCLRRVAEFPAKLVPHSQADLWPAPRRAHYGV; encoded by the coding sequence TTGGAAAATAAGTTAATCGAAGCTTTTGAACAGTATAGGAATCAGAAGTTTATTAAAGACGACTCGAAGTTGCTCGAACTCTTCGACCATCTCGATCCCGTCTCGTGCGACGAAATTTATTCACGCTGGGCGGGAGAATGCTTCCAAACCGGCCACTGGGCCGTCAAGACTCTCACCGACATGAAGTGGTATGGGAAATGGTTTCAAACCAAGATGAATTGCGCTCCGCTCATCTGCTTCAACGAGGAGGGAGATTTATTTTCGAACCAGATTCTGGGCGGGGAGGGCATTCTCTGGACGGCAGAGTTTCGAGGTAAAGTCTCTGCCACATTGAGCTATGACAGCCAGCCCATGTTCAACCACTTTAGAAGGGTGGACGAGAACACGCTCATGGGCATTATGCAGGAAAAAAGATTGCTGACGGGGCTCGAAATCGTTCCGGCTACTCACTACCTCTACTTTTGCCTGCGGAGGGTGGCGGAGTTCCCCGCGAAGCTCGTTCCTCACAGCCAGGCAGATCTTTGGCCCGCACCTCGACGAGCCCACTATGGGGTTTAA
- a CDS encoding DUF4334 domain-containing protein, producing MKDNLIEVFERYKSERFIQDDSKLLDLFDQLDPVSCDEIYSRWSGGSFQTGHWVGNALRDMKWYGKWFRSKLDAAPLICFDEDGNLFSNQVVGGEGILWMAEFRGKVSATLICDIQPMFDHFRKVDDDTLMGIMDEKKILTEIELVPNDRYFFFYLQRVAKFPAKFVNRNETNLWSASVQVPQKA from the coding sequence GTGAAAGACAATTTAATTGAAGTTTTTGAACGGTATAAGAGCGAGCGTTTCATTCAAGACGACTCGAAGCTGCTTGACCTCTTCGATCAGCTTGATCCCGTCTCGTGCGACGAAATTTATTCGCGTTGGTCGGGAGGGAGCTTTCAGACGGGACACTGGGTCGGGAACGCCCTCCGCGACATGAAATGGTATGGGAAATGGTTTCGGTCGAAGCTGGATGCCGCTCCACTCATTTGTTTCGACGAGGACGGAAATTTATTTTCGAACCAGGTCGTGGGTGGAGAGGGAATTCTTTGGATGGCAGAGTTTCGAGGTAAAGTCTCCGCCACATTGATCTGCGACATTCAGCCCATGTTCGACCACTTCAGAAAAGTGGACGACGACACGCTGATGGGCATTATGGACGAAAAAAAAATATTGACGGAAATCGAACTCGTTCCGAACGATCGGTACTTCTTTTTCTATTTGCAAAGGGTTGCGAAGTTTCCCGCCAAATTTGTGAACAGGAACGAAACGAATCTTTGGTCTGCATCTGTGCAAGTCCCCCAGAAGGCTTAG
- a CDS encoding DUF1801 domain-containing protein, translated as MESASVLIDEKIKALGDWRGKMLAKVREVIHAADPEIVEEWKWMGTPVWSHGGIVCTGETYKKVVKMTFAKGASLKDPSGLFNSSLDGKVRRAIDIHEGDKLHEAALKDLIRAAVALNLESKSKPKARQTSSK; from the coding sequence ATGGAATCCGCATCAGTACTCATCGACGAGAAGATCAAGGCGCTCGGAGACTGGCGAGGGAAGATGCTCGCGAAGGTGCGCGAAGTCATCCACGCAGCGGATCCTGAGATCGTCGAAGAGTGGAAGTGGATGGGAACTCCCGTCTGGTCCCATGGCGGCATCGTTTGCACGGGAGAGACGTACAAGAAAGTCGTCAAGATGACCTTTGCCAAGGGAGCTTCGTTGAAGGACCCTTCCGGTCTATTCAACTCCAGCCTCGACGGAAAGGTCCGGCGCGCCATCGATATCCACGAAGGCGACAAGCTCCATGAGGCGGCCTTGAAGGATCTCATTCGCGCCGCAGTTGCGCTCAATCTCGAGAGCAAGAGCAAGCCGAAGGCGCGGCAGACGAGCAGCAAGTGA
- a CDS encoding glycosyltransferase: MKIGFVSMPHAGHLNPMTALARKLQSRGYEVVFLGLPDAEPMVRSANLAFVPYCEKQYPAGFIAAAYAQAAELQGLDAVRYSAEHVHAALLRDSLEYLPEKLKEAGIEGLVLDTVHFFFGLIPMSLGMPYVHIWNILPTDLSGTSPASFLGWRHEISPEAAARNLEGLRSVGALFAPVLAVAKPFAEKEGLQVDWSAPGATLSPSAIITQIPREFDYPNIPWPPAFHYAGPFHDDQGREPVPFPWEKLTGAPLIYASLGTLLNGQKEIYNIIFEVAARLPEMQFVVPVGGNVSLEDLVTAPPNMIAVRKAPQIDLLKRAALCITHAGLNTTLECLGKGVPMVAMPIGFDQPGIAARIAYHGAGELLERSDLTVDALLKLVQKVLTVPDYREKALYFQKVIAETRGLDRAADIMEQAFRRTN, translated from the coding sequence ATGAAAATTGGCTTCGTAAGTATGCCGCACGCAGGACATCTTAACCCGATGACTGCACTCGCACGCAAGCTTCAATCCCGGGGGTACGAGGTAGTATTTCTCGGCCTTCCGGACGCCGAACCGATGGTGCGCTCCGCGAATCTGGCTTTCGTGCCCTACTGCGAAAAACAGTACCCAGCAGGGTTTATTGCCGCTGCCTATGCTCAGGCGGCGGAACTGCAGGGGCTGGATGCCGTGCGCTATAGCGCTGAGCACGTTCATGCGGCCCTGCTCAGGGACTCCTTGGAGTATTTGCCGGAAAAGCTGAAAGAGGCTGGTATCGAAGGTTTGGTATTGGATACGGTCCACTTTTTCTTTGGTCTGATTCCGATGAGCCTCGGCATGCCCTATGTCCACATCTGGAATATTCTCCCCACGGATTTATCGGGGACGTCTCCGGCGAGCTTCCTAGGTTGGCGGCACGAGATTTCACCCGAGGCCGCTGCCAGGAATCTCGAAGGATTGAGGTCGGTTGGCGCGTTGTTTGCCCCGGTCCTGGCGGTTGCGAAACCCTTTGCTGAAAAGGAGGGATTGCAGGTCGACTGGAGCGCTCCTGGCGCAACCCTATCTCCGTCGGCCATTATTACGCAGATTCCCAGGGAGTTTGACTACCCGAACATTCCATGGCCACCCGCGTTTCACTATGCAGGCCCATTTCACGACGATCAGGGCCGGGAACCCGTCCCATTTCCATGGGAAAAGTTGACCGGCGCTCCCTTGATCTACGCCTCTCTGGGAACTCTGCTGAACGGACAAAAAGAGATCTACAACATCATTTTTGAAGTTGCCGCGCGACTCCCCGAGATGCAGTTTGTAGTTCCGGTAGGCGGAAATGTTTCTCTGGAGGATCTCGTAACGGCTCCTCCCAATATGATCGCCGTACGGAAAGCCCCTCAAATCGATTTGCTGAAGCGTGCCGCGCTTTGTATCACCCATGCGGGTTTGAATACTACGCTTGAGTGCCTCGGAAAAGGCGTTCCGATGGTAGCCATGCCCATCGGGTTCGATCAACCCGGCATTGCGGCCAGGATTGCGTATCACGGTGCGGGCGAGCTTCTTGAAAGGAGCGACCTCACGGTTGACGCACTTTTGAAGTTGGTCCAAAAGGTCCTGACGGTTCCCGATTACCGCGAAAAAGCTCTTTACTTCCAAAAGGTAATTGCAGAAACCCGCGGATTAGACAGGGCTGCCGACATCATGGAACAAGCGTTCCGAAGAACCAACTGA
- a CDS encoding YtxH domain-containing protein, with product MADNESNVSGLGWFLAGLGIGALAGVLYAPKSGKETREDLAASARDAREKANQYVDQGKEQVGQYAEKGREYYEKGRTQWSEYVDKGKDYLQEQQGKVAAAVDAGKQAFGKATENTGDQISEAGQQIQNS from the coding sequence ATGGCAGATAACGAGAGCAACGTAAGCGGTTTGGGATGGTTTCTTGCAGGGCTGGGTATCGGCGCCCTGGCCGGTGTTCTGTATGCACCGAAGAGCGGGAAAGAGACCCGCGAGGACTTGGCAGCGAGTGCGCGTGATGCGCGCGAAAAGGCCAACCAGTATGTCGATCAGGGCAAGGAGCAGGTTGGTCAGTATGCCGAAAAAGGCCGCGAGTACTACGAAAAGGGCCGTACCCAGTGGAGCGAGTACGTAGACAAGGGTAAGGACTACCTCCAGGAGCAGCAGGGTAAGGTTGCGGCTGCTGTGGATGCTGGCAAGCAGGCGTTTGGCAAGGCCACCGAGAACACGGGCGATCAGATCAGCGAAGCCGGACAACAGATTCAAAACTCGTAA
- a CDS encoding DUF4334 domain-containing protein, with protein sequence MDLKNELAQAFEKYKNQEFIEDDSKLLDLFDQLDPISCDEIYSRWATGPFNTDHWATKAVSKVKWYGQWFRSKMDATPLVCFDEEGNLFPYQVIGGEGTLWMAEFRGKISATMMCDLQPVFNYFRKVDDNTLMGIMSEKKLLPETDAEPTDRYFYFHSRRIAEFPVDFVIKNEMDLWPASQQAPKPASPQVRQRAERKSC encoded by the coding sequence ATGGATTTAAAAAATGAATTAGCCCAGGCTTTTGAAAAATACAAAAATCAGGAGTTTATTGAAGACGATTCAAAGTTGCTCGACCTCTTCGACCAGCTTGATCCCATCTCATGTGACGAAATTTATTCACGCTGGGCGACAGGCCCCTTCAACACGGACCATTGGGCCACGAAGGCCGTCAGCAAGGTGAAGTGGTACGGACAATGGTTTCGCTCAAAGATGGATGCAACCCCACTCGTCTGCTTCGATGAGGAAGGAAATTTATTTCCCTATCAGGTCATAGGCGGTGAAGGAACGCTTTGGATGGCAGAGTTTCGAGGCAAAATCTCCGCCACGATGATGTGTGATCTTCAGCCTGTATTCAACTATTTCAGAAAAGTGGATGACAACACGCTCATGGGCATTATGAGCGAAAAAAAACTATTGCCAGAGACCGATGCCGAGCCAACCGATCGGTACTTCTATTTTCATTCACGGAGAATTGCGGAGTTCCCCGTGGATTTTGTAATCAAGAACGAAATGGATCTCTGGCCCGCATCTCAGCAGGCCCCCAAACCAGCAAGCCCCCAAGTACGGCAAAGAGCTGAAAGGAAGTCGTGCTGA